One genomic region from Saprospiraceae bacterium encodes:
- a CDS encoding NADH:ubiquinone reductase (Na(+)-transporting) subunit F, translated as MIFLINLMFVIWAIVAFSVLLLIMAFGLIYAQKKLVAQGDVNIIINGDEEHPLKVKPGSSLLSTLSGEKIFLPSACGGGGTCAMCECHVDSGGGDVLPTELNHLSRKEAAEHKRLACQVKVRQDMHIRVPAEVFGIKKWECEVISNYNVATFIKEFVVRLPEGEHLDFESGGYIQIDVPKVEVDYKAFDIRPFPDDPAGDDKFKPDWDKFNLWPLKMKNSEEIFRAYSMANHPAEGNIIKLNIRIATPPWDKKSNGWLGVNPGICSSYVFSRKPGDKVTISGPYGEFFIKPTKKEMVYIGGGAGMAPLRSHLFHLFHTLKTTDRKVSFWYGGRSKRELFYTEEFRAIEREFPNFRYHIALSEPQAEDNWKLSVDVNDREGDGFTGFIHKVLYDNYLKNHPEPEEIEYYFCGPPMMNAAVIKLLDDLGVPKENVAFDDFGG; from the coding sequence ATGATATTTCTGATCAATTTAATGTTTGTGATTTGGGCGATAGTAGCCTTTTCGGTACTGTTATTGATCATGGCTTTTGGGCTCATCTATGCTCAAAAAAAGCTGGTTGCTCAAGGCGATGTTAACATCATCATCAATGGAGATGAAGAACACCCGTTAAAAGTAAAGCCCGGAAGTAGTTTGTTAAGCACACTCTCAGGTGAAAAAATATTTTTGCCTTCAGCTTGCGGTGGAGGAGGTACTTGCGCTATGTGTGAGTGTCATGTGGACTCTGGAGGTGGTGATGTATTGCCAACAGAGCTCAATCACCTGTCCCGGAAAGAAGCTGCAGAGCATAAAAGACTGGCTTGCCAGGTAAAAGTGCGTCAGGATATGCATATCAGAGTACCCGCAGAGGTCTTTGGTATCAAAAAGTGGGAATGTGAGGTGATCAGCAATTATAATGTAGCTACTTTCATTAAAGAATTTGTAGTAAGGTTGCCTGAAGGCGAACACCTTGATTTTGAGTCAGGTGGATACATTCAAATTGATGTTCCCAAAGTAGAGGTTGATTATAAGGCATTCGATATCAGGCCTTTTCCGGATGACCCGGCAGGCGATGATAAGTTTAAACCAGATTGGGATAAGTTTAATCTCTGGCCATTGAAAATGAAAAACAGTGAAGAGATCTTCAGAGCTTATTCCATGGCCAATCATCCTGCGGAGGGTAATATTATCAAACTCAATATTCGAATTGCAACACCCCCCTGGGATAAAAAATCTAATGGTTGGCTAGGTGTAAATCCAGGCATATGCTCCAGCTATGTATTTAGCCGAAAACCGGGTGATAAAGTAACTATAAGTGGTCCATATGGAGAGTTTTTTATCAAACCGACCAAAAAGGAAATGGTCTACATCGGTGGTGGAGCAGGTATGGCGCCTCTAAGGTCACATCTGTTTCATTTATTTCATACTTTAAAGACTACTGATAGAAAAGTATCTTTTTGGTATGGGGGTAGATCCAAAAGAGAACTATTTTATACTGAAGAATTTAGAGCCATTGAAAGAGAGTTTCCCAATTTCAGATATCACATAGCTTTATCAGAGCCTCAAGCAGAGGATAACTGGAAGCTGAGCGTGGATGTTAATGACCGTGAAGGAGATGGTTTTACCGGATTTATTCACAAAGTACTCTATGACAATTATCTAAAGAATCACCCAGAGCCTGAAGAAATAGAATATTATTTCTGTGGACCTCCTATGATGAATGCAGCAGTCATTAAATTATTGGATGATCTTGGGGTGCCAAAAGAAAATGTTGCCTTTGATGATTTTGGTGGTTGA
- a CDS encoding Na(+)-translocating NADH-quinone reductase subunit A, which translates to MRSGANDLSRYSIFPQISKWFESKPKPYVGDAPVIKLSKGYNLHLAGAPEKETLQRTASRYAVNATDFRGIAPIPKVVVTVGQEVAAGDALFFDKNLPEVIFAAPVSGEVIEVNRGDKRAITTVVILADKTIRYNQFLPFELASADRNQIVKYICEGGVWPMIIERPFGTLADLHRAPDNIFISTFDSAPLAPDANIICSGKGAELQKGIDVLNRLTGGKVHIGLNASQTESPAAEFTQLTGAEKHWFDGKHPAGNVGVQIHHIDPIKKGGRVWTLGVQELITLGALFLRGRHEADRMVAICGSSFDKNGYLSTYVGASLGELIADSTKPNSRIISGDVLSGRQDSKDGYLHYFDDQVTSIEEGNQVTLFGWAVPRILPSVSGMLPNKILGDIQYEPNTNTNGEPRAFVMTGQYEEMLPMNIFPQQLMKAILTKDIDRMEGLGIQELAEEDIALCEFACTSKQPLQSILRDGLNMLKEES; encoded by the coding sequence ATGAGATCCGGCGCAAATGACCTTAGCCGATATTCCATTTTCCCTCAAATAAGCAAATGGTTTGAATCAAAACCAAAGCCATATGTTGGAGACGCGCCTGTGATCAAACTTTCAAAAGGGTATAACCTACATTTAGCTGGTGCGCCGGAAAAGGAAACCTTACAAAGAACTGCCTCCAGGTACGCGGTAAATGCAACAGATTTCAGAGGCATTGCACCGATCCCTAAAGTGGTAGTCACTGTAGGTCAGGAAGTGGCAGCAGGAGATGCTTTGTTCTTTGATAAAAATTTGCCTGAAGTCATTTTTGCGGCACCTGTGAGTGGCGAGGTTATTGAGGTCAATCGTGGTGATAAAAGAGCTATTACAACGGTCGTGATTCTGGCTGATAAAACGATACGATACAATCAATTTCTTCCTTTTGAGTTGGCTTCAGCTGATCGCAATCAAATCGTGAAATATATCTGTGAAGGTGGGGTTTGGCCTATGATTATCGAACGCCCTTTTGGTACCCTGGCTGACCTGCACCGCGCTCCTGATAATATCTTTATATCGACTTTTGACAGTGCTCCGTTGGCACCTGATGCCAATATCATTTGTTCAGGTAAAGGAGCAGAATTGCAAAAGGGCATAGATGTACTAAATCGACTGACTGGGGGAAAGGTTCATATTGGACTTAATGCGAGTCAAACTGAAAGCCCGGCAGCGGAATTTACTCAACTCACCGGAGCTGAAAAACATTGGTTTGACGGGAAACATCCTGCAGGGAATGTGGGAGTTCAAATACATCATATAGATCCTATTAAGAAAGGGGGTAGGGTTTGGACATTAGGGGTTCAGGAGTTAATTACACTAGGTGCTTTATTCCTTAGAGGCAGGCATGAAGCAGATCGTATGGTAGCGATTTGTGGTTCGAGCTTTGATAAAAACGGTTATTTATCGACCTATGTGGGGGCATCTTTAGGAGAACTTATAGCTGACAGTACCAAGCCAAATAGTAGGATCATCAGTGGAGATGTATTGAGTGGTCGACAGGATAGCAAGGACGGATATCTGCATTATTTTGATGATCAGGTGACCTCCATCGAAGAAGGCAATCAGGTGACTTTATTTGGCTGGGCGGTACCCCGCATCTTGCCAAGTGTATCCGGCATGTTGCCTAATAAAATTCTGGGGGACATCCAATATGAACCCAATACCAATACTAATGGCGAACCAAGGGCTTTTGTCATGACTGGTCAATATGAAGAAATGCTGCCCATGAATATTTTTCCTCAACAGTTAATGAAAGCTATTTTGACCAAAGATATAGATAGAATGGAAGGTTTGGGAATACAAGAATTGGCAGAAGAAGATATTGCTTTGTGCGAATTTGCCTGTACTTCAAAGCAACCATTGCAATCTATTCTGAGAGACGGTCTTAATATGTTAAAAGAGGAGAGCTAA
- a CDS encoding proline--tRNA ligase, which produces MAKEITPRAENYAQWYLDIVKKADLADNSAVRGCMVIKPRGYAIWEKIQGQLDKMFKETGHVNAYFPLFIPKSFLSKEAEHVEGFAKECAVVTHHRLMKDPNGKGVIVDPDALLEEELIVRPTSETIIWNTYKDWIQSYRDLPLLINQWANVVRWELRTRPFLRTTEFLWQEGHTAHATSKEAIEEAELIHEIYTRFVEDFLAIPIIKGKKTASERFAGAVDTYTIEALMQDKKALQAGTSHFLGQNFAKAFDVTYLNEKNQSEFVWATSWGVSTRLIGALIMTHSDDEGLVLPPKMAPLQVIIVPIPKPTPAINEVSDKIIAGLKAKGITVNYDLDEKNRPGFKFAQNEMRGIPVRIGIGQRDLDQNQVEIARRDTKEKVMVPVDGVIDYVVHLLDQMQQDLFQKAKKFRSDNSHYVDTYDEFKQMIEEPGGFFYCHWDGTAETEARIKEETKATIRCIPLDQPIENGKCMVTGAPSTGRVIIAKAY; this is translated from the coding sequence ATGGCTAAAGAAATAACACCACGGGCAGAAAACTATGCACAATGGTACCTGGATATAGTAAAGAAAGCAGACCTCGCAGATAACTCTGCAGTCAGGGGATGTATGGTCATCAAACCAAGAGGGTATGCCATCTGGGAAAAGATACAAGGTCAGCTCGACAAAATGTTTAAAGAAACAGGTCATGTAAATGCTTATTTCCCCTTGTTTATCCCCAAAAGCTTCCTTAGCAAAGAAGCTGAGCATGTGGAGGGCTTTGCCAAAGAATGTGCAGTAGTCACCCACCACCGGCTGATGAAGGATCCCAATGGTAAAGGGGTCATCGTCGATCCTGATGCCTTATTGGAAGAAGAGTTGATTGTAAGACCTACCAGCGAAACCATTATTTGGAACACCTACAAAGATTGGATACAAAGTTATCGTGATCTGCCGCTGCTCATCAATCAATGGGCCAATGTCGTACGCTGGGAATTACGTACCAGGCCTTTTCTGAGGACGACGGAGTTTTTGTGGCAGGAAGGTCATACCGCCCACGCAACATCAAAGGAAGCCATAGAAGAAGCCGAACTAATCCATGAAATCTATACCAGGTTTGTCGAAGATTTCCTGGCGATTCCGATCATTAAAGGCAAAAAGACAGCTTCAGAAAGATTTGCAGGCGCAGTAGATACCTATACTATCGAGGCTTTGATGCAAGATAAAAAAGCATTACAAGCGGGTACTTCGCATTTTCTTGGGCAAAATTTTGCCAAGGCATTCGATGTAACCTATTTGAATGAAAAAAATCAGAGTGAGTTTGTATGGGCGACCAGCTGGGGGGTGAGTACCCGATTGATTGGAGCCTTGATCATGACTCATTCGGATGATGAAGGTCTGGTATTACCTCCAAAGATGGCACCCCTGCAAGTGATAATTGTACCGATTCCTAAACCTACCCCGGCGATCAATGAAGTCAGCGATAAAATTATAGCCGGACTTAAAGCAAAAGGAATTACAGTGAATTATGATTTGGATGAAAAAAACAGGCCTGGGTTTAAATTTGCACAAAACGAAATGAGGGGTATCCCGGTTCGCATCGGAATCGGACAACGGGATCTGGACCAAAACCAGGTGGAAATAGCCCGAAGGGATACCAAAGAAAAAGTCATGGTACCAGTCGATGGGGTCATTGACTATGTAGTACATTTATTGGATCAAATGCAGCAGGACTTATTCCAAAAAGCTAAAAAATTCAGGTCAGACAATTCTCATTACGTAGATACCTATGACGAGTTTAAACAAATGATTGAAGAGCCAGGAGGCTTTTTTTATTGCCACTGGGATGGTACAGCCGAAACAGAGGCCAGGATCAAAGAAGAGACCAAAGCTACTATTCGGTGCATCCCGCTAGACCAACCTATAGAAAACGGAAAATGTATGGTGACCGGCGCACCATCGACTGGTAGGGTAATCATAGCTAAGGCATATTAA
- the nqrC gene encoding NADH:ubiquinone reductase (Na(+)-transporting) subunit C, giving the protein MFNNRYILIYTLVLALITSIALAFVVNGLKPLHDSNEAVYKKKDILGSIKDQIGVDPSKMKDADIISFFDTKVEKIVLDANGKEVSGVDAETVDMAAEEKKPQTDRKYPLYVYNGDQGKIYLMSLRGNGLWDKIWGFIALKDDFNTIVGASFGHTGETPGLGAEIKDNPNFPASFHGKKIYNDGQYSSVSVVKGGVKDPEHQVDAISGATITSTGVSNMLSKGILPYLPYFESLKKK; this is encoded by the coding sequence GTGTTTAATAATCGTTACATATTGATATATACTCTGGTCCTTGCCCTTATAACCTCGATCGCCCTGGCCTTTGTGGTAAATGGGTTGAAACCGCTACACGATTCCAATGAAGCAGTTTATAAGAAAAAGGATATCCTTGGATCTATTAAAGATCAAATTGGTGTGGATCCCAGCAAGATGAAAGACGCGGATATCATCAGTTTTTTTGATACAAAGGTTGAAAAAATAGTTTTGGATGCCAATGGAAAGGAGGTTAGTGGGGTGGATGCTGAAACTGTAGATATGGCCGCCGAAGAAAAGAAACCGCAGACAGATCGAAAATACCCTCTGTATGTTTACAATGGTGACCAGGGCAAAATTTATCTTATGTCCTTAAGGGGCAATGGCCTTTGGGATAAAATCTGGGGATTTATTGCGCTCAAAGATGACTTTAATACTATTGTAGGTGCCTCGTTTGGACATACAGGAGAAACCCCTGGTTTAGGTGCTGAAATCAAGGACAACCCTAATTTTCCGGCATCTTTTCACGGAAAAAAGATTTACAATGACGGACAGTATTCATCCGTATCAGTTGTAAAAGGAGGAGTCAAAGATCCTGAACATCAGGTGGATGCCATCTCGGGAGCTACCATCACTTCGACCGGGGTATCCAATATGCTCTCCAAAGGAATATTACCTTATTTACCATATTTTGAATCTTTAAAGAAAAAATAG
- a CDS encoding DUF2911 domain-containing protein, translated as MKKLLLFALIGLFSVQMMGQNKPASPKMTTENALLKVTYGAPSKKGRDIFGGLVPFDAVWRTGANEATEITFKKDVDFAGTAVKAGTYSLFTIPTKGEWTIILNSELKQWGAYGYDKVKDKDVAHVKVSSAMIASEQELFTINATNKGFDIIWDKTSVSVPVK; from the coding sequence ATGAAAAAATTATTATTATTCGCTTTAATAGGCTTATTTTCTGTGCAAATGATGGGTCAGAACAAACCTGCAAGCCCTAAAATGACTACTGAAAACGCCTTATTAAAAGTCACTTATGGTGCCCCTTCTAAAAAAGGTAGAGACATATTCGGTGGATTAGTACCCTTCGATGCAGTGTGGCGTACCGGAGCTAATGAAGCTACTGAAATCACTTTTAAAAAAGATGTAGATTTTGCAGGAACTGCAGTAAAAGCAGGTACTTATTCTTTGTTTACCATTCCTACTAAAGGTGAGTGGACTATTATCCTCAATTCTGAATTGAAACAATGGGGAGCATATGGCTATGACAAAGTAAAAGATAAAGATGTAGCTCATGTAAAGGTGAGCTCTGCTATGATCGCTTCTGAACAAGAGCTTTTCACTATCAATGCAACTAATAAAGGCTTTGATATCATTTGGGACAAAACCTCGGTCAGCGTGCCAGTGAAGTAA
- a CDS encoding NADH:ubiquinone reductase (Na(+)-transporting) subunit B yields MAFIDKIKSLEPDKKKSPFLHTVYDGLFTFLYQPATVTKGGVHIRDGVDLKRTMAMVVLAMQLCYIFGTYNIGQQHFMAIGQHTGYFDALHLKLLFGLVKLLPIWVVTHLVGLGVEFYFAYKKGHAIEEGFLVSGALIPLIMPPDIPLWILAIAVAFAVLFAKEAFGGTGMNIWNVALVARVFIFFAYPGTISGSDAWVAGLNYDGGHITSSYSGISGWVLHLFDKLWGFFGWSTIGSGGTSVVDGFTGATPLALAASGGWEAVTAKYSPTELWWGAIPGSIGETSKPLIIVGAIILLIMRLASWRIMVSMVIGCAVTGIIFNAWGFNAFMNVPWIYHFYLGSFLFAMTFMATDPVTAAGTNRGKWYYGFFIGVIGMIVRVMNPAYPEGWMLAILFMNSCAPLIDYFITQSNMKKRLSRV; encoded by the coding sequence ATGGCATTTATAGATAAAATCAAATCACTGGAACCCGACAAGAAAAAAAGTCCTTTTCTGCATACGGTTTATGATGGCTTATTTACTTTTCTTTATCAGCCGGCCACGGTCACAAAAGGTGGCGTCCATATCAGGGATGGAGTCGACCTTAAACGGACGATGGCGATGGTCGTATTGGCTATGCAGTTATGTTATATATTTGGCACTTATAATATAGGCCAGCAGCACTTTATGGCTATAGGCCAACACACCGGTTATTTTGATGCACTACATTTAAAATTGTTATTTGGCTTAGTCAAACTTCTGCCTATTTGGGTGGTGACCCATTTGGTTGGATTAGGCGTAGAATTTTATTTTGCATATAAAAAGGGTCACGCAATTGAAGAGGGTTTTTTGGTAAGCGGTGCGCTTATACCTTTGATTATGCCTCCTGATATTCCGCTTTGGATCCTGGCCATAGCTGTTGCATTTGCAGTATTGTTTGCAAAAGAAGCTTTTGGTGGGACTGGAATGAATATTTGGAACGTTGCTCTGGTAGCTCGGGTCTTTATATTTTTTGCTTATCCGGGCACTATATCTGGATCAGATGCATGGGTAGCAGGGTTAAATTATGATGGAGGGCATATCACCTCAAGTTATAGCGGAATATCAGGCTGGGTGCTGCACCTTTTTGATAAATTATGGGGCTTTTTTGGTTGGAGTACTATAGGATCCGGTGGTACTTCTGTGGTAGATGGATTTACCGGAGCTACCCCTCTTGCTCTGGCAGCAAGTGGAGGATGGGAGGCGGTGACTGCCAAATATTCGCCTACTGAACTATGGTGGGGAGCTATTCCCGGATCTATAGGTGAAACTTCAAAACCACTTATCATCGTTGGTGCCATTATATTATTAATTATGAGGTTGGCGAGTTGGAGGATCATGGTGTCAATGGTGATAGGTTGTGCCGTGACTGGAATAATATTTAATGCCTGGGGGTTTAATGCCTTCATGAATGTGCCATGGATCTATCATTTTTACCTGGGAAGTTTTTTATTCGCAATGACTTTTATGGCTACTGATCCAGTGACAGCAGCTGGAACCAATAGAGGCAAATGGTATTATGGATTCTTTATAGGAGTAATAGGTATGATCGTACGAGTCATGAATCCTGCTTATCCGGAAGGTTGGATGTTGGCTATTTTGTTTATGAACTCTTGTGCACCATTGATAGATTATTTTATTACACAATCAAACATGAAAAAAAGATTAAGCCGTGTTTAA
- a CDS encoding NADH:ubiquinone reductase (Na(+)-transporting) subunit D, which translates to MSDSAVKSLQVVEPNEPIFGKKERALITDPLHMDNPITVQVLGVCSALAVTTMVKPALIMGISVMLVTGFSNLVISALRNTIPKQIRMIVQLVVIAALVTIVEQFLKAFSYDVWKQLAVFIGLIITNCIVMGRLEAYAMANKPWPAFLDGIGNGLGYAWILVAIAAIREFFGRGALLGFKILGPSPDFLINTQSSKLLSWYQPNGLMVLPASAMFLIATIIWIQRSKESKLIDIS; encoded by the coding sequence ATGTCAGATTCAGCTGTCAAATCCCTTCAAGTAGTAGAACCAAATGAGCCTATTTTTGGCAAAAAGGAACGGGCTCTTATCACTGATCCACTTCACATGGACAATCCCATTACCGTCCAAGTACTGGGAGTCTGTTCTGCGCTCGCAGTCACGACCATGGTCAAACCCGCACTAATAATGGGTATATCGGTGATGCTTGTGACAGGATTTTCCAATCTGGTCATTTCAGCGCTGCGCAATACTATTCCTAAACAGATACGTATGATTGTCCAGTTAGTGGTTATTGCCGCTTTGGTGACCATAGTGGAACAATTTCTCAAAGCATTTTCATATGATGTGTGGAAACAATTGGCTGTTTTTATAGGACTTATCATCACCAATTGTATTGTCATGGGTCGACTAGAAGCATATGCTATGGCAAACAAACCCTGGCCTGCATTTCTTGATGGGATAGGGAATGGCCTGGGTTATGCATGGATATTGGTCGCAATAGCTGCGATCAGAGAATTTTTTGGCAGAGGTGCCTTATTAGGGTTTAAGATTTTAGGACCTTCTCCTGATTTTTTAATCAATACACAATCAAGTAAATTGTTATCATGGTATCAGCCAAACGGTTTGATGGTATTACCTGCTTCAGCTATGTTTTTAATAGCTACTATTATTTGGATACAGCGAAGTAAGGAGAGTAAGCTTATTGATATTTCATAA
- a CDS encoding CBS domain-containing protein yields MGENKVNKPTNPRELQKFTRSLLQDIKSLDYMLQNNWFEKGIHRIGAEQEMVLIDVQNYRPDPINIEVISKLEQYDWLDTELAMFNLETNFVPREFTGDCFSQMMEESTYQLKIIREALVPFNADLILTGILPTIRKSDLEDKFLTPKKRYLALMEAVRQQMTGDSFEFRLSGIDELMIKHDSPLLEACNTSFQVHLQVSPEQFAKFYNVSQALAGPVMAIAANSPLVFGRRLWHESRIAMFQQALDTRGSRANMRERSARVHFGRDWVNESILEIHKEDISRYRVLLAADVTEDSQHMISEGKVPKLSALQVHNSTVYRWNRPCYGISANGKPHLRIENRVFPSGPTAIDEIANSAFWLGCMVGLPTVVDDIRQKVSFADISDNFVKSAQFGIDSKFNWFDDQKIPAVELILKELLPIARTGLKIQKVDDSDIDKYLGIIEDRAKSHMNGARWQLRAYTKLLEQTNRTEALTVMTSAMLKYQKKNTPIHKWKMPELKDLRNYKPQKLLVGDFMTTDLLTVQQDDIIEFVAELMDWRKIRYMPVEDNSGKLIGLVSSRLLLKHFTEKNRKLKLVKDIMIKKPITANPSTTIMEAMALMRKNKIGCLPVVQEQELIGIFTEMDFIGISSRLMERLSDQENQAEDDTD; encoded by the coding sequence ATGGGAGAAAACAAAGTCAATAAGCCTACTAACCCGCGAGAATTGCAAAAATTTACTAGATCATTATTGCAGGATATAAAGTCATTGGACTATATGCTCCAAAATAATTGGTTCGAAAAAGGCATTCATCGCATAGGGGCAGAACAGGAAATGGTACTGATCGATGTACAAAATTACAGGCCTGATCCTATCAATATTGAAGTTATTTCAAAATTGGAACAATATGACTGGTTAGACACAGAGCTGGCTATGTTCAACCTCGAGACCAATTTTGTACCCAGAGAATTTACAGGAGACTGCTTTTCTCAGATGATGGAGGAATCTACCTACCAATTAAAGATCATCAGAGAAGCATTGGTACCATTCAATGCTGATTTGATATTAACGGGTATTTTACCAACTATCCGCAAGTCTGATCTTGAGGACAAATTTCTTACTCCTAAGAAGCGATATCTCGCTTTGATGGAAGCAGTTCGACAACAGATGACTGGTGATTCTTTTGAGTTTAGGTTGAGTGGTATAGATGAATTGATGATTAAACACGATTCACCGCTTCTCGAGGCTTGTAATACCAGTTTTCAGGTGCATCTGCAGGTTTCACCCGAACAGTTTGCCAAGTTTTATAATGTCAGTCAAGCTTTGGCCGGTCCTGTTATGGCTATCGCAGCTAACTCACCCCTCGTATTTGGCAGGAGGCTCTGGCACGAGTCCAGAATTGCAATGTTCCAACAGGCTTTGGATACCAGGGGCTCTAGGGCTAATATGAGAGAAAGGAGTGCTAGAGTTCATTTCGGAAGGGATTGGGTCAATGAGTCCATATTGGAGATTCATAAAGAAGACATTTCCAGGTATAGAGTGCTGCTGGCTGCAGATGTCACAGAAGATTCTCAGCATATGATCTCCGAAGGAAAAGTGCCAAAGCTCAGTGCTTTACAGGTGCACAACTCTACAGTCTATCGCTGGAACAGACCTTGTTATGGTATCAGTGCCAATGGCAAGCCTCATTTGAGAATCGAAAACAGGGTATTTCCCAGTGGACCGACCGCTATAGATGAAATAGCCAACTCTGCATTTTGGTTAGGTTGTATGGTTGGCCTCCCTACAGTAGTGGATGATATTCGCCAAAAAGTGTCATTTGCAGACATATCAGATAATTTTGTCAAGAGTGCACAATTTGGCATCGATTCAAAATTTAATTGGTTTGATGATCAAAAAATACCTGCGGTAGAGTTGATCCTTAAAGAGCTGCTTCCGATAGCACGTACAGGACTAAAAATCCAAAAAGTCGATGATTCAGATATAGACAAATATCTGGGCATCATAGAAGACAGAGCTAAAAGTCATATGAATGGTGCCAGATGGCAACTCCGGGCGTATACAAAACTACTGGAACAAACCAACAGAACTGAGGCCCTCACAGTCATGACTTCTGCCATGTTAAAATATCAAAAGAAAAACACCCCTATACACAAATGGAAAATGCCTGAGTTAAAAGATCTCAGAAATTATAAACCACAGAAACTTTTAGTTGGAGACTTTATGACTACAGATCTGTTGACGGTGCAGCAGGATGACATCATTGAGTTCGTGGCAGAGTTGATGGATTGGCGTAAAATCAGATATATGCCTGTAGAAGACAACAGCGGCAAACTCATTGGTCTTGTTTCATCCAGATTATTATTGAAACATTTTACCGAAAAAAATAGAAAGCTAAAACTAGTGAAAGATATTATGATCAAAAAACCCATTACTGCCAACCCTTCAACCACCATCATGGAAGCTATGGCATTAATGCGAAAAAACAAAATCGGCTGTCTGCCTGTAGTTCAAGAACAAGAGTTGATCGGTATTTTTACTGAAATGGATTTTATAGGGATATCATCTCGCTTGATGGAAAGACTAAGTGACCAGGAAAATCAGGCTGAAGATGATACGGATTGA
- the nqrE gene encoding NADH:ubiquinone reductase (Na(+)-transporting) subunit E gives MDLLNIFIKSAFIENMVLSYFIGMCSFLAVSKSVKTAIGLGAAVIFVLAITVPINWVISEKILGPNGLFKMDLTFLRFILFIASIAATVQLVEMAVEKYSPSLYNALGIFLPLITVNCAILGAALFMVAREYNFQESVVYGVGSGIGWFIAIVLMAAIREKLRYSHVPAPLRGLGIAFIITAFLGVAFMSLMGINPSNYFTK, from the coding sequence ATGGATCTTCTAAATATTTTTATCAAATCGGCCTTTATCGAGAATATGGTCTTGTCCTATTTTATTGGGATGTGTTCATTTTTGGCGGTATCAAAAAGTGTTAAGACAGCGATTGGTCTTGGAGCTGCGGTGATTTTCGTATTGGCGATTACTGTGCCAATCAACTGGGTGATCAGTGAAAAGATTTTGGGACCTAATGGTCTATTCAAAATGGATCTAACCTTTCTTAGATTTATTCTATTCATTGCAAGCATAGCGGCTACAGTGCAGTTGGTAGAAATGGCAGTTGAGAAGTATTCCCCTTCATTATATAATGCTTTGGGTATATTTCTACCATTGATCACAGTCAACTGCGCTATCCTTGGAGCAGCCCTTTTTATGGTAGCCAGGGAGTATAATTTTCAGGAGTCTGTAGTCTATGGCGTCGGATCGGGCATCGGTTGGTTCATTGCTATTGTGCTGATGGCTGCTATTCGTGAAAAATTAAGATATAGTCATGTGCCGGCTCCTTTGAGAGGTTTGGGTATAGCGTTTATTATTACTGCCTTTCTTGGAGTCGCGTTTATGAGTTTAATGGGGATCAATCCTTCCAATTATTTTACTAAATAG